The genomic region CCCCAACAGTTATAGCATAGACAACAGCAGATCAAGAAAAAATTATACCCCAGCATAGACAACAGCAGATCAAGACAAAATTATACCCCAACAGTTATAGCATAGACAACAGCAGATCAAGAAAAAATTATACCCCAGCATAGACAACAGCAGATCAAGACAAAATTATACCCCAACAGTTATAGCATAGACAACAGCAGATCAACTCAATGTTTAACCCGAACAGTTATAGCATAGACAACAGCAGATAAAGACAATGTTAAATCGAAGAGTTATAGCATAGACAACAGCAGATAAAGACAATGTTAAATCGAAGAGTTATAGCATAGACAACAGCAGATCATGACAATGTTAAACTTGAACAGTTATAGCATAGACAACAGCAGATGAAGACAAAACTATACCCCAACAGTTATAGCATAGACGGCAGCAGATCAAATCAATGTTTAACCCGAACAGTTATAACATAGACAACAGCAGATCAAGACAATGTTAAATCGAACAGTTATAGCATGGACAACAGCAGATCAAATCAATTATAAACCAGAACAGTTATAGCATAGACGCCAGCAGATCAAATCAATTATAAACCCGAAAACTTATAGCATAGACGACAGCAgataaaatcaatgttaaagCTGACAGTTATAGCACGGAATATAGCAGctcaaaacaatgttaaatctGAACAGTTGAAGAATAGACAAAGTAGATCCAGACAACACTATACCAGAGCAAAATAAGATTAACATTCAAACCTGGATCAACTTACACAATACATGTTGGGCACATTATGGAGCTTTTAATCACATTATAATGCCAATAAGTTTGTTGTTCAAATAGCATtgcttgaaaattaaaaaataaataagtttatacaaacaaatgcacAAATACATCAATCAAGTATCACAGTTTAATCATAATAGACACAGTGTAAACCTTTCACATTTCACAGTTAAAGCATTATAGACACAGTGTTAACCTTTCACATTTTTCAGTTGAATCATAATAGACACAGTGTGAACCTTTCACATTTCACAGTTAAAGCATTATAGACACAGTGTGAACCTTTCACATTTCACAGTTGAATCATAATAGACACAGTGTGAACCTTTCATATTTCACAGTTAAAGCATTATAGACACAGTGTGAACCTTTCACATTTCAGTTGAAGCATAATAGACACAGAGGTaaactttcatattttaaacaagttttgaaTGACTCTTTCCTTTTAATCAAATCTGAATGTTCaagataattttcatattttattagttAAGAAAAtagatacaataaaaataccCTTACCCCTATgccaatattgaataaatacatactaCAAATACATCTAGTCACTTAACTACcataataaagttatataaaGAGTATTACTAGTTAATTTaggagatatatatatatattcattaaagtaacaaatcaccaaaaacaaatttatattgacacATAATAACAATGTTCCCCTTCAATAACTTCTCTTGGGTTTAAACTTAAGtgatgaatttaaaacaaaatgagccATGTTCCATgtaatttcattatttcattcatgaaTATCACTGAATAAGTTTCTTAAACATTATTCGactaaaattctgaatttttttaaaacaaagtatttgATACATAGTATTCATACATCTTAGATTCCAAAAGCATGATAAAGACAAGAAAAACATCCTCCACATTTTAAGCATCAATAAAATCACCTGTGGGTTAAGGTTAGGGTTAGGGTGAGTAAAATGCTCAATATTCATCAATTCTTGTagtagattttataaaaaaaatcaaagtattgCACGAGAtgttatttacttgtttaaagatattttggaatttgttattattatcattcaaGATACTTTCCCATTTTTTGAGATGTCAGATATTTTTCTAAGCTGTAAACTTCAGCTTTTTCCTATAAGAAACATAGCAAATACgccaattatttaaaaaaaaaattaagttccAAAATAGGTTTGAGGATAATGTGTCaaaaatcatcttttttttgtttcaattccttcaaaacaattgaaatgaaatatgacaCTCTTCTTgcaattaaaaaagtattgttagcAGTACTTTACTCCTTTTAACTTatgtgaaaacatgacattctTTGATGTTTGACGCACCTTGTCTCTGAAGGATAGTCagtcaattgaattaaaaaacagCTTGTTcccacaaaaaaaatattcatcgAGAACACCCAATCCATTTCACACAGACACTTGAAatgtttctttcaaaacaaaGCGAACTTCGGAGTTAAAATTGTGAGATTTACTCCTGTCCAAGATCTACTGCCCGACAGTTATGTGTTACATAACTAAAAGATTCAATCtccacaaaaacaaataaaatcttcTTCCGGACATTAAACAACACCTCTTTAATACAGATCAGAAATCTTTGCATGTTTTCATGTGAATGATTGTGTAAGTTAGTTTTTCTCCACATAGGGCCCTAGTATCCCCCATTGAGTTCCCCTTTGTGTCATTTGTCCCCTAACCCTAGCCCTAGTATCCCCTATTGAGTTCCCCTTTGTGTCATTTGTCCCCTAACCCTAGCCCTAGTATCCCCCATTGAGTTCCCCTTGGTGTCATTTGTCCCCTAACCCTAGCCTTAGTATCCCTTATTGAGTTCCCCTTTGTGTCATTTGTCCCCTAACCCTAGCCCTAGTATCCCCCATTGAGTTCCCCTTTGTGTCATTTGTCCCCTAACCCTAGCCCTAGTATCCCCTATTGAGTTCCCCTTTGTGTCAGTTATACCCCTAACACCCCCACCCCTATTGTTGATCACTGCTGTTGTTCACTTTTCCCCTGATATAGCCCCGCAGCAGGTGGCAAGGATGCCACCAAAGCAGATACAGCAGCACATGGTGCCCATGAGGATGTAGGTGGATGTGGTTAGCCAGAACGCAAACCAGTACAAGGATGGGTCACAGTAATTGGCCGCGACAGGGTCACTCGTCCACTCGTCCTTTGTACGGTAGATCCACACATTACCTGTGAATAAGCTCAAGCATGTCAATCTTTTTCTCTTATGCATTAAATGATAAGTCATACAATAACTTTTCTGATGAATTGTCACACAAGATGTACTTATCATACAGCAGCTTATGCATCTATTTAATTGCCCACACGTATAGCACAGATTTCCATCAGTATATCACTCTACAATCATTTATCAGTTCCCTACATTGAGCTACTTTTTATACAATGTTAAGGATATTGTATATATGAACGGGAATAAAGCATTATGAAACAATAGTCGTTACTTCAAGCTTGATGATTGATTATATACTGTTAACAGTCATACCAGCTATGAACCAGGCAAACAGGAAACAGTTGAGGATTGAATCAAAAGGGTTTGTTTTTGCGTTCTGCTCATCTCCATCCTCCTTATCTTTGTTCATACAGCGCTGCATGAGGCTCGACAGGTTCTTCACAATGCCGAATGCCCCACCCACAATCAGGTAGATAGGGATCATCCTCTCCGCAGGGCAGTTGTCCTTGTGCACAGCACCTGATTAtgcagtaaaacatatatcacaTTTCATGACTTCTATATCAAACAAGACATTATGTAATTTACGTCTTTTCAATTGCGCTATTATTGTCAATAGAAAAGGACAAAAAGTTATATggtaaataattaattacaaaaaatatttcactttgaaGAAACTTTGTAAGAAAAAAAGCAGTATTAACTTCATAGTATTACTCCTGAAATACTACACTTTTTGTTCACAATACAGAGAAATAATTCCTAACTTTTTGAACTGTAACATATATTCGAATCAATATTGAACAGTAAATCgctattatgaaaaataaactaattgtccattttcaaaaatgggCTTTTCTATCACAActatcagaaaataaataatttttaaaaaacataaattataggTCTTTTATTTTCAcccttttattaaaaaaatagcaaaacaatgaaaaaaatatatttgatatatatactacaaatgttttttatgtttagttgtatgaattgttttgtaaacatttaatagaactaaaaaaaaaaaatcaaaatgactATTCAATAAAAGTAAATGCAGGAAATAAAAccattcagtttttttttatcatagaaTAAGCTTACTACGtgactatataaaaaaatataacaactacATGGAATTCCATTGTAATGCTTAAGCctgaactatttttattcacatccttcattttttatgaatttgaaatataaaaataatcagaAGATCTCAAGTCCACATCCTTCATTTTAATATGAGATACTAACTTCAACTACATTTGCTTCTTTcataacaatgaaattaaaaaagcaatagTAAAGAACTGGACTGTAAATGGCAGCCAGTGTTTATACTTACCCATTACAATCATAGTGACCGGGATAGCCAGAACAATAGCAATGAGGATGGTGCAGCCAACTGTAACAAAAAGTGtccataaacattaaaagaCCCTCTATGTGTCATATACACACGTGTGGAATAAAGCACCCTAAATAGGAATTGAGCTATTTCCATTTGTACATAGATTATTCTAAGATGCAATTGTCAAATTTTTGCATCCAAAACACCAAATACCATAAAAGCAATGATAGGTAGTTTTTATACAAACTTGAATTGAACTTACTTGTACTGCAGAGGATGATGAGGAGTTTCTTGCAAAAGTCAACATGGCCATCAGAGTCAGTCTTCGCTGCTTTCACCTTGCCGTACAAAGAATCGTAGGAAGGTGGCAGGGCTACGGAAACATGAATAAATGAcagttgttatttatttatttttaactaacTTTTGTATACAGTTTTACATCTGAcagtaaattttaaacaattcatagTATTGAACAAGCGATATATCAGTAATATACAtctatatctatatatgtaGATTATGTGAACAATATTAAAAGCTGTTGGTGGGAAGAgagtattaaaaaaatataaaggtaTGTTAACtacaataaaaggaaaaaaagtgAGAAAGATAGTTTGGTTGTGGgtgcagaaaataaataaatatcgtaGACTGCTTTGTAATACGAGACAAAAGGCATGTTTGGCAAAGTTAAACTGGAGTTAAATATGATTATTCCAAGACCAGTCAATTCCATTTTATATTCTGTGTGTTGAGTTTGTTTTCAGTTAAGgctatataatatgtatatattcttcCATTTCTATTCTTTTCttaacaaatttcataaaatgccaaatgacatttattttgtcaaacaaGGCACACTAATGAAACTCTGTTTTTTATTAGTACTGATACACCTGACCTCCAGGCCTCCGGATGAGGTTTAAGACGCTTGAATTATTACAAGGAGCAtgtatgtaatttaaataaGAGGTAAAGGTGTGAGTCTGTGATTTTACCACACCATAGATACACATAACCAGTATGCATGACTTTGCCATGTGTTCATGGCCATCATTACAGGTATCCAGTTTCATATGTTcactcatttgttttcttcttcttctgcttGTAGAAGTGTTTTTCTCAAttatcttattcaaaatagggCATCAGTCTTGTTCAAAATGATTGCAAtatcaaaatctttatttctaaaacattatcaatttcTCATCATACTAACAATTAAAGTCTGATTCAGATTGGAAATTATAATAATTGGTAAGGCATTTGCACATTTCATAAATCAAACACAAGTGGACTGAACCATTATTGAAAATTTCCGGACCCCTTCTTGCCCTTTCCATTAATGTAATAATCTGCATGCGCCAGTTTCGATACTGAAGCCAGGCgtgtcaatgaaatatttattgcacTTAACCAGATATTTAACAGCCTAGTGTATTGGGATGTGTTGATTTTTGCAATCTTAGCATATTTAAGTGTAAGATGGAAAGCAGATTCCATCAACTTATCTGATTTTGCTGCAGAAGTAAAGCCTATTTGCTATCAACATTTGTTATTCTAATCAGCAGTCAAGCTCTGTATATGGTTGTGATTTATTGCATGACAcagtgtatatatacatgttggcCACTTTTATTAAGATGTAAGGTTAGGGTACATGCACACAAGGTTTCGTAGGCTTTTAACCAGCACCCTTGTCAAGATGTCTTCACACAGATTCTGGATAAGTAAAGAAAGCATtgaatttgaacttaaatttgcTAAAGACTTAAagagtaaacatttttttagaaattcaaGCAGTCCTTAAGACAGTTAAAAATTGGTCAAAACCAAAAACAGATTCCTGATTGATACGTTTGTAGATGAATGAACTCACTCTTTAACTAACAAGGTGACCCAGAGTTTAACTGAACATATGTAAGACATACCATCTGGAGAGGTGTATTTTGGGGGCGCGTTGTTTGCAGTTGAATCATATGCTGGGGGCGGGCTCTCCTCAGACAGCTGGGCCTCCTGTAACAATTCCATCAAGTTCATCAAGCCTTCATTCCAAAATTGTGAGTAAAATATCCCACACAAACAATTGTCGTTTCTAAAGCAGAAAACTGTTAATACACTGTTTTCATAGAAGTAAATGTCTCTGTACAGAGTAATTTTTACATTCATAGACTTTCCTAATTTTGGCACCTATTACATAAggttattattttctaatgtgtacttatattaaaaacacTCTTAACCTGAAACATAGGCCACAACAAGGTTACACATTTTGTCAGACGGATGAAATCAGTCAGTAGATAGTTGCTTTGGAAATCAAAACATTATGTCTCTTGTGTCTTCACCTCTGCACATTGTCTCACTATAGTGAACATTTGTTGCAAGATATTTCAAATCCTTCAAGATATTAGGAGCGGACATCAAATGTAGCCATATGACCTTCGACCTCTATGTGTGACTTTGACCCAAGCTGGTTGTAACATGCCTTCTGCACATCGTCCCAGTATTGTGAACATTTGAgcagttatttcaaaatcatgaggtaaatcataacatttattcacgACTTTCAAAATGGCAGCATTTGGCATTCCGTGTATTATTTGGCATTCCGTGTATTTAAACAACTTTATTCcccgtgtgtgtgtgtgtgtgtgtgtgtgtgtgtgtgtgcgtgcgtgcgtgtgtgcgtgtgtgcgtgcgtgcgcgcgctgCCATTAGGACCTCGAcctgttttataatattttaacttaactATTGAACAATCATTAATTTACATGATTGTGATAACATGAATGTGTACAATTACTTTGATTATAGGTTATTGATTCATAATTGAATATGCAAACAGTATTTAGTACAGCCATATTGTGTATTTTCTGATTGCTAAATTGAAAACCTGAATCTCATTAAAAGATGTGAACCattcagacatttttatttGGAGTATAGACAATGTTATTGGTCAAAAGACCTTCTACCTTCAGTGTAAATGTTGTACAAGTAAATATCAGTGGTTATATTACCCAATTATCCAATTAGGCAAAAAAAGCCACATAAAATAAAGCCTATTATTAATGGCaccataaatatattttatagccTTTCTGGGAGTTAATTGCAGGTATTAACAACCCTCAGGttgtaataatgtttaactGAATAAATTGTCTTTTTGTCTAACCGTACAAcactagtccacctaaatggacATCATGGAGTCTTAAGACGATTTTTGTACTTGGGGGACTCGAGACTGGGATacataacaaatgtcaaaaaagtTTCCCTTAATGCTCATAATTGTGGCTACATGCAaggaatatatatttgtaatacttCAACTATAACTTACATCATGTATCTatgcagtgctccagccaggatttgaaatgGGCACGGTGCTAGGTAAGATAGGGCACTTTTGTTGAGCgttgaatgagccttaatggCAAGGGCCAATGTTCAAGTTCAACTCATATTGTATATCTGTGTTCTTACTACTTTCCATTATAATAGAAAATTAtggatatttattaaatgtatacttatttctgaaaattgacttgtccaataaaaattacaaatatcaaatatagttaaAAACTGTTCTGTAAATTTATTAATCATCAACTTTAGGCagctctgtcaaacaaaaggcaCAGCAGGTAGTAGAAAAAAGGCAGCAGGGAGCTGGAAAAGGGCATCGGGGCTCTCCCCCTTCTATTTAGGCTTACATTGTAGCTAGCTGGAGCACTAACTTTGTACATGTAGGGAGACTCTGACGGGTATGTTCATATTGACTGGCATTATCCATAACTTTATCAATCAGTGGTAATGTCTTTAAGACTAGTACAAGCCCTGTTCTGGTAAAACGTTTACATAACTAAGCttgttcaaacatttttgtcaagcagctcccatatatatatatatatataatttgccCCCGTCTCATTATTTCACACACAATTTTACACTTCTTAGGACTGCTAATTTAGAAGTGTTCTAATTACTCCACAAATCCAAAAAAATGGCACTTGACAATTGCATAAATCAATAGCAAATGGAAAGGACAGACTTTATTATTCATGGcactttcatttttcattttttttagagTTCAAACTCACTCTGGTGAGTGGTCACAGTAAGTTGACTGTGTTTGGAGTGAAATGATAAAttcaagacattttaaaaccaaatactgacaaaaaaataaagatgaagTTTTGTCAGAAtaagttatttttgtatttggttataaaatgATGTCAGCCCAATCACTCCTGTGATTGGTAGCTACATGTACACCTTGTTACAGTATCTCAATAAGCACTTATATCAGGTACATAACGTAAGGTTACTTAAGCTCagctttctatttttattcatttattttcagtcaTAAGATTcaatagaaaatatgtaagttactGATACTTACGATATCTTTCGGGTTGGTTGCCATTTTGCAATATtgacttgtttatatttatatgtaataggACAACCTTTACCCTACTATGTTAGGTTACAGTCAACCAGAATATTGTCAAACTCCCATTCATAtttgtcattcggaactcctcggccattttatcgaaaacgtttaaaatggccgaggagctccgaatgtcatatttgtatgagcatacttataactgaatttattaaaaaacaaaaacaaagaaaacacaatgtttttgttgttcatGACATTGCTTTTAGTACATGCgtatattttatgtgttttttatctttgccttaatttattatttgttatattaatataaaatatgaaattatcatcatcaaatatcttatgtttgttttcttaaaattgacgttaatcaactgtaatctttaGCAATTCTAAATCACACCCCCACGGTCATTCACACCTTTACGATCACGCCCGATACCTACTAAAAATTTTGAATAcagagaccggatgagaccgggaccgggaaataatATCGCcccatttggaactcctcgtccattttccatcgaaaacaagtagttcgtaaaatctGGATCTTTATAGCGTTGTGCACAGAGCCTTTCGGCGAAGCGCGCAACGGGAGAGAGAGTCGCCCGGAGTCTAGTCCCAGTGGAGGGCAGCTGTTCTGAAGCTGTCAGTTGATGTAGCACATATACGACACCATATTTTAGTTTATCCCAGTCTATTACATTATCATTTATCagatgtttgataatgataaatttgttgTACGCATCCATAGACTCAGCGCTCTGGTGCACGACAATTGTCTATTATAGTATTTGTGAAGAATCCATGTTCGTATTTTATGGTCTTACATTTTAAGCATTGATTTAAAgtatcattgacagtttgtctTTTTACATTGTAAATGTTATAGTCACTGGATGTCTTAGGGTGTGACTTAGAATGTTACTCTACGTTTATTTTGATggacatgattaaaaaaaaagtgatGACAGGCAGGGCTTGAACCAGCCTCTCGACCACCTTAAAGTAGAAGGTCAAGCGCTTCTTCTTCTTTCGTACTTGCAGGGATGTGAGCTTCAGATCTTGGAGCATCTTGGTAACGCAGCCGGTGGACTTGGTTGTATAGTCGCCAGGTAAATCTGTCTGCCTGCATTGGTTCCTTTTCTATGTTGTCTATGTCTTTTTGATGGTAAGGACCCaaggctatatatatatatatatatgactgtaCTTTAAGGTGGAGCGTTCGAGTGATGAGTATACTGTTCTTATTAAGTCTGGGGGCAGTGTTTTAGGTTTCTGCGAAGAAAGCCTAGTTGGCTTTTTGTCATCTAGGTGAAGTGGGAAGCTGATTCTGTGAGGTCTTCAGGTATGGTGAAACAAATATACGGGTTTTTAGGCACTTGCTGTAAGATATGGTTGTCAAGTTGATATATTTCGGATGATTTCTGATTTACAGACATAATGTAACGTTTCTTTGCGTTAAACTGCATTCCCCGTGCATTGGCCCAAACTTCTACGTACAGTAGTTGTCGTAGATATTGTTGGGGTTTACTGTTTCTGATGGTACGGTATAGCATGCAGTCGTCAGCAAATAATCGCGCTGTGAACTTGACAGAATACGGGAGTCTGATGTGGCAAAGGAAAAGTACTGGACCTAGCATTGTGCTTTGTGGTACGCCGGTATTGTCTGGGGCTGCCTCTGATTCTTGCCTTCCACATTAACCTTCATATTCATGTTAATGAGAAAATCGCTGAGCCAGTGGTTTATGTTGCCTTGACGACACATTGTtctaatttatataaaagtttgCGGTGGTGACGGTGTCGAAAGCCATGCTGAAATCCAATGTTACCATGTTGAGTTTAGTGCCTGTGTCCGTTTCGGTAAGTAGATCGTAGACTGTTGTTGTAAGATGGGTTTCGCAGGAGTAGCAAGTCCGGAAACAGTGGTTTAAAGAACTAAGGATGTCCATGGGCTCAGGTGGGACAGAATATGTTTACAGATGATGTGTTCTAGTCTAATTAGTTCTTCATGTCGGGTCTCTGAGATATGGCTGTGTTGGTAGCAAACAAAAGTTTCTCAACGCCTTAAGCAGGAATGTTGAGGGCGGGGATGGTTGTCCGACTTCGCTTGTTTGTGCTATGGAGGTGTGTGTTTCCATTGTCTTTGGTGAACACTTAAATGAACTGGTCGACCGTACCTGAGCATTGTCCATGCTGCTGCTGACAAGATTGTCCATCTTTTTGAGAGGGGCCACACCAACACTATTCTGTCTACGTGACTTGACGAACCTCCAAAATGGATCGGTGTTTTTCTCGTCGAGCTCCATCTGGATTGTGCTGTTGATGAGGTTGATCTCTGCTATCTTGAAGGCCTTGTATAGTTTGAAGGCACCCCACTGGTTTGTCTTCTTCGCGTGTTTGTATTTTCTTGACACTTACGTCTGGTCATCCTTCTCAAGTCTCTATTCAGCCATAGCAGTGGTTTCCGTTTCTTGCTGAGTTTGGACGGAATGTGTTTGTTAATTGATTTGTTAATGCCAGATTTCAGAGTTTTTCGGTTGCGGGGTGTTGATTGTCGGTCTCGCTGGCGATCTTCTCAGATAGTTGTTTCATGTCTTCTTTGATAGTGTCCAAGTTGACTTTCgagaaaagaaatattttttggctTCTTCCTGATAGTTTGTGGAACGATGTTGATGTATTTTACAACCACGGCGTGATAACTAATACCAGGTATTGAGGTTTAAGTTTGACGAGAGAGGGGTTGTTTGTGAATACCAGAACGAGCATGTTTTTGAGTCTTGTCGGTTGGTAAAGGACCTGGAAGAGGCGGCGCTCTATGGAAAGATCAACTGAGGTCTGGTGTCTGACAACATTGTGTTAGCGAGTCCACATCATGTAACTGAGGTCAACATCATGTAACCGAGGTCAACATCATGTAACTGAGGTCTGGTGTCTGACAACATTCTGTAACCGAGTTCAACATCATGTAACTGAGGCCAACATCATGTAACCGAAGTCAACATCATGTAACTGAGGTCTGGTGTCTGACAACATCATGTAACGGAGGTCAACATCATGTAATTGAGTTCAACATCATTTAATTGAGGTCAACATCATGAAACTGAGGTCTAGTGTCTGACCACATTCTGTAACTGAGTTCAACATCATTTAACTTAGGTCAACATCATGTTACTGAGGTCTGGTGTCTGATAACATCGTTTTACCGAGTCAACATCATGGAACTGAGTCCTAGTGTCAGACAACATCTTGCAACGCGTTCTAGTGTCTGGCAACATCTGACAACATCATGCACAAGTAAATGTGTCTGTCTTGGctaatattttaccatgtttGCCAGAACGACGTGAAGGCAAGTTTTAAAGCGCAAATGGCGAAAAATTATTCAGCCATGCGGTTGTTTGAAAACCACTGGGAAGTCAGCCATCTTATCAACCAGTTTCTGCTATATGCTGCTGCACGTGTATTTATGTATCCGCTCCAAACCTGCGTTCTATTTGTAATCTTGTTCAAATTGTTACATTACTTAAATGCAATTTGAAACTCATTGGTTTTATTCAGTTGCATGAAAAAATAGATTcgataaaacacaacaatataacaatgtaacaTGCATCGGTATACATTTGTACAAATAAGCAATGGTCTTAAACAACGTTTCTAGataaatgaatatacattttCAGTCTTTTCTTACCATTGACATcggtttttatttaaatcaggTCTATATACGACCAATCAATACGTTCACCAATGTTAGACTATTTTATGGCATGTTATAACGTCAAGACAAGAATGGTTTGCTTGTAAAATTGTAGAAGGGCTTGTAAACTGTTATGACATCACGTGTTCAGCCTTGAGAGCAGTGAACACTTACAAAACACAACACAGGCTGATCAACAGCGCATGGACGGCCTTCTACTATTGAAGCAGAACAAATATATAGCATTCTAATTGTCAACCGTCAAACTGCATTCACAAGAAATGGCAAGAGttaatgttgtaaaaattgcaCATTTATCACATGTCGACGTATTCACTTTGAGTTAAAATGCATCTCAATGTTTAATACAGCAAGGGCTGTGGCTTGCATATACGACCGTGGTAAAAGAACGGTCATCACAGGTCAATATCCACTAAGGCCACTAAGCCAGTCCTGTCACTGTCATAACAGAGCCTCCGTCCACCGCCGTCATTCTTGCTGGTCGATACACTCATCACACCGTACGAGCCCGTTCTCGTCACACTGCATGCACCGGAGAGCGCAAAACTCCTCCGTGAACTCGTTCCGGTGGAGCGACTTCTTGGAGCCATGACAGAAGCCGCAAGGTAGGAACCGGTAGCCGCCACACTTATCGCAGTGAGATCGAACCTGGATCTTCTGTACATCGAGACAAAGGGATACATACATAgctttttataatatatatatatatatgtaataaattgtCATAATGGCATACTCGTGGACaagaatgaatataaatattatgtttttccTCGTGCCTTTATATGGACATGAACTCTTTCTACACATTGGTGATATAGGTGGAAACAAATCATCCAACAAATTACATTTGTTTCTTCCTGGTTGAAACTTTCGTCATTGGTGTGTAGTActcaagtatatattttaagacaGACTCTCGGATTAAGAAAGGAGCGGATGGCAGTGGCAAAATTTGCAATGAACATTCACTCCTAGTGCATTCAAATACTTCAGTTGTAGTATTCTGAGTTTCATACACTTTTAGACTATATTGACATGACAATCCACACCTAAAGAATTAAGGCTGAAGGGTATTGCGTTGTTCCCGTCTCTCAGTGT from Mya arenaria isolate MELC-2E11 chromosome 3, ASM2691426v1 harbors:
- the LOC128227627 gene encoding transmembrane protein 272-like — protein: MATNPKDIEAQLSEESPPPAYDSTANNAPPKYTSPDALPPSYDSLYGKVKAAKTDSDGHVDFCKKLLIILCSTIGCTILIAIVLAIPVTMIVMGAVHKDNCPAERMIPIYLIVGGAFGIVKNLSSLMQRCMNKDKEDGDEQNAKTNPFDSILNCFLFAWFIAGNVWIYRTKDEWTSDPVAANYCDPSLYWFAFWLTTSTYILMGTMCCCICFGGILATCCGAISGEK